The Toxotes jaculatrix isolate fToxJac2 chromosome 21, fToxJac2.pri, whole genome shotgun sequence genome includes a region encoding these proteins:
- the LOC121201493 gene encoding receptor-type tyrosine-protein phosphatase H-like isoform X6, with the protein MMKLLSFKITSDHLLLCVFLNLLWGVAESNISSTATVTDSKATTTPSLTATSPLTTSPMTTSTMTTSTMTTSPMTTSTTTTLPTTKPPPDNVKNVTVLRQNVSSITLKWDKVNNISTYILQYNDSGSTKNENISATPQETSVEYVVSALTAGTKYVFTLITVFEGVNSTGHTFTAVTAPRDTEVFKSVGQSETSITLQWKKVDNILKYALKFNGVTREINVTATTGDNLMNHTISNLTSATEYNFTLFAEFENVRSSGVYHIAATAPRNAEVFKSVGQNETSITLQWKKVDNILQYTLKWSEGVTREINVTATTGDNLMNHTISNLTSATKYNFTLFAVFENVRSSGINLVALTDPENVKNVTVLRQTVSSITLKWDKVNNSSTYILQYNDSGSTKNESINATLQETSVEYVVSALTAGTKYVFTLITVFEGLNSTGHTFTAVTAPRDTEEFKSVGQSETSITLQWKKVDNILKYALEFDRVTREINVTATTGDNLMNHTISTLTSATKYNFTLFAEFENVRSSGVNHIAATAPRNAEDFKSVGQSETSITLLWKNVDNILQYTLKWSEGVTREINVTATTGHNLMNHTISNLTSATKYNFTLLSVFENVRSSGVNHIAATVPENVKLVTVTQTVNSITLTWDKVKEISTYILRYGDSDLPVKGNSSKSHQNESVTYVVAPLTAGKKYNFTLITVFEGLNSTGHQFTAVTVPPMVSSVNVTERSVTSLTLKWENLEKNWNYLLQINDSYVTVTPDVPPNVVSHPVTHLKPGTEYPFRVITMFSGLNSTAYEDFTVTAIDCASVSWRVTNSTIQGTVEGIFSNATASNRQTHVSTGGNNVLFTGLYPGATYEVLLAYERNSKRFEQCRQNLTIFPPSLRAHCEYSEAGYSIMIAWNKPEGVWTEVEVNVTGQTHFANEGEQYIKISGFQPAKTYEVSVDSLSGTVRSYEPFVFLCSTDPRGVIAGAVVAVVLFVVLVCVAVFILFKRPGLMRKKPFIGASKLSDKNDKTISVAKFPDHFSQLSADDNRGFSQEYENLVPVGTEQTRKTAILPENKARNRFNNVLPYDWCRVRLTTSNSNVTSDYINASYMPGYNSNREYIATQGPLPSTVGDFWRMIWEQKAKRIVMVTNCVEGGRTKCEQYWPADNKPCLYGEVLVTTRSEQKELSWTLREFRVKHTNYSEERTVKHFHFTAWPDHGVPQGTKVLIQFRGLVRWHIEREGTGAPTVVHCSAGVGRTGTIIALDVLLQQLDKKRAVGINSFVHKMRLYRPYMVQTESQYIFLHHCIMDSLQPDENIYENADMIYVNATALRELR; encoded by the exons ATGATGAAGCTTTTATCTTTCAAAATCACCTCAGACCacttgctgctgtgtgtcttcCTGAATCTTCTTTGg GGTGTCGCTGAGTCCAATATTTCATCAACAGCAACAGTGACAGATTCAAAAGCTACAACGACACCCTCTCTAACGGCAACCTCTCCATTGACAACCTCTCCAATGACAACCTCTACAATGACAACCTCTACAATGACAACCTCTCCAATGACAACCTCTACAACGACAACCCTTCCAACAACAAAACCAC ctCCTGACAACGTTAAGAATGTGACAGTGTTGAGACAAAATGTGAGCAGTATCACTCTGAAGTGGGACAAGGTTAACAACATCTCAACATATATCCTACAATATAATGACAGTGGTAGTACAAAAAATGAGAACATCAGTGCAACTCCTCAAGAGACATCAGTAGAATATGTGGTCTCTGCACTTACTGCTGGgacaaaatatgttttcactCTCATCACTGTGTTTGAGGGAGTCAACAGCACTggacacacatttacagctgTTACTG CTCCTCGTGATACAGAAGTGTTTAAATCAGTGGGACAAAGTGAGACCAGTATAACTCTGCAGTGGAAAAAAGTGGACAACATCCTCAAATATGCACTTAAATTTAATGGAGTGACAAGAGAGATAAATGTCACGGCAACAACGGGCGATAACCTGATGAACCACACCATCTCAAATCTCACAAGTGCAACAGAATACAACTTCACTCTCTTCGCTGAGTTTGAGAACGTCAGAAGCAGTGGAGTATACCACATTGCAGCTACTG CTCCTCGTAATGCGGAGGTGTTTAAATCAGTGGGACAAAATGAGACCAGTATAACTCTGCAGTGGAAAAAAGTGGACAACATCCTCCAATATACACTTAAATGGAGTGAAGGAGTGACAAGAGAGATAAATGTCACAGCAACAACGGGAGATAACCTGATGAACCACACCATCTCAAATCTCACAAGTGCAACAAAATACAACTTCACTCTCTTTGCtgtgtttgaaaatgtcagaagcAGTGGAATAAACCTTGTTGCATTGACTG ATCCTGAAAATGTTAAGAATGTGACAGTGTTGAGACAAACTGTGAGCAGTATCACTCTGAAGTGGGACAAGGTTAACAACAGCTCAACATATATCCTACAATATAATGACAGTGGTAGTACAAAAAATGAGAGCATCAATGCAACTCTTCAAGAGACATCAGTAGAATATGTGGTCTCTGCACTTACTGCTGGgacaaaatatgttttcactCTCATCACGGTGTTTGAGGGACTCAACAGCACTggacacacatttacagctgTTACTG CTCCTCGTGATACAGAAGAGTTTAAATCAGTGGGACAAAGTGAGACCAGTATAACTCTGCAGTGGAAAAAAGTGGACAACATCCTCAAATATGCACTTGAATTTGATAGAGTGACAAGAGAGATAAATGTCACAGCAACAACGGGAGATAACCTGATGAACCACACCATCTCAACTCTCACAAGTGCAACAAAATACAACTTCACTCTCTTCGCTGAGTTTGAGAATGTCAGAAGCAGTGGAGTAAACCACATTGCAGCTACTG CTCCTCGCAATGCGGAGGACTTTAAATCAGTGGGACAAAGTGAGACCAGTATAACTCTGCTGTGGAAAAACGTGGACAACATCCTCCAATATACACTTAAATGGAGTGAAGGAGTGACAAGAGAGATAAATGTTACAGCAACAACGGGACATAACCTGATGAACCACACCATCTCAAATCTCACAAGTGCAACAAAATACAACTTCACtctcttgtctgtgtttgagaaTGTCAGAAGCAGTGGAGTAAACCACATTGCAGCTACTG TGCCTGAAAATGTTAAGCTCGTGACTGTGACACAAACTGTGAACAGCATAACGCTGACATGGGACAAGGTTAAAGAAATCTCTACTTACATCCTGCGGTATGGTGACAGTGACTTGCCTGTCAAGGGAAACAGCAGCAAGTCTCATCAAAACGAATCTGTTACATATGTGGTCGCTCCGCTTACTGCTGGGAAGAAATATAATTTCACTCTCATCACTGTGTTTGAGGGACTCAACAGCACCGGACACCAATTTACAGCTGTTACTG TTCCGCCAATGGTGTCTTCAGTCAATGTGACTGAACGCTCTGTGACCAGCTTAACTCTGAAGTGGGAGAATTTGGAGAAGAATTGGAACTACTTGCTTCAGATTAATGACAGCTATGTGACAGTTACCCCGGATGTACCCCCAAACGTTGTGTCACATCCAGTCACACATCTCAAGCCTGGGACAGAGTATCCATTCAGGGTGATCACAATGTTCTCTGGACTCAACAGCACTGCTTATGAAGACTTCACAGTAACGG ccATAGACTGTGCCAGTGTGAGCTGGCGTGTTACTAACTCAACAATCCAAGGGACGGTTGAAGGCATATTCTCGAATGCAACTGCCTCTAACAGACAAACTCATGTCAGCACTGGAGGTAACAACGTGTTATTTACCGGCCTTTACCCTGGCGCGACCTATGAGGTGTTGCTTGCGTATGAAAGAAATTCTAAACGCTTTGAACAATGTCGCCAAAATCTAACGATCT TTCCTCCAAGTTTACGTGCTCACTGTGAGTACTCAGAAGCTGGCTATTCTATCATGATTGCTTGGAATAAACCAGAAGGTGTGTGGACTGAAGTGGAGGTGAATGTGACGGGGCAAACTCACTTTGCAAATGAAGGGGAGCAGTACATTAAAATTTCTGGATTCCAACCTGCCAAAACATATGAAGTATCTGTAGATTCACTGTCTGGGACTGTGAGGAGTTACGaaccatttgtttttctgtgctctACTGATCCAAGAG GAGTCATTGCAGGGGCAGTAGTAGCTGTGGTGCTCTTTGTTGTCCTGGTCTGTGTGGCggtcttcattttatttaaaagacCGGGTTTAATGAG AAAAAAGCCATTCATTGGTGCATCCAAACTATCTGATAAAAATGACAA aactaTTTCTGTAGCAAAGTTTCCTGACCACTTCAGCCAGTTAAGTGCAGATGACAACAGAGGTTTTAGCCAAGAATatgag AACCTTGTTCCTGTTGGCACGGAGCAGACAAGGAAAACAGCCATTCTGCCTGAGAACAAAGCGAGGAATCGTTTCAACAATGTCCTGCCAT ACGACTGGTGTCGAGTGAGACTGACTACGTCAAATTCCAATGTGACTTCGGACTACATTAATGCTAGTTACATGCCA GGCTACAACAGCAACAGAGAATACATTGCCACTCAGGGTCCTCTGCCCTCCACTGTCGGTGACTTCTGGAGGATGATTTGGGAACAAAAAGCGAAACGCATTGTCATGGTAACCAACTGCGTGGAAGGAGGACGG ACCAAGTGTGAACAATACTGGCCTGCAGACAACAAGCCGTGCCTTTATGGAGAGGTCCTGGTCACCACCAGATCTGAGCAAAAGGAACTCAGCTGGACACTGAGGGAATTTAGAGTGAAACAT ACAAACTACTCAGAAGAGCGCACAGTGAAACATTTCCACTTCACAGCCTGGCCTGACCACGGAGTCCCACAAGGCACCAAAGTCCTGATCCAGTTCAGAGGACTGGTGAGATGGCACATAGAGAGAGAAGGGACTGGAGCACCAACTGTGGTTCATTGCAG CGCGGGAGTGGGGAGGACAGGCACTATAATTGCCTTGGATGTGCTGCTTCAGCAGTTAGACAAAAAAAGAGCAGTGGGCATCAATTCTTTCGTGCACAAGATGAGACTGTATCGACCATACATGGTGCAGACAGAG tctCAGTATATTTTTCTGCACCACTGCATCATGGACAGTCTTCAGCCAGATGAAAACATATATGAAAATGCAGACATGATATATGTCAATGCCACTGCACTCCGAGAGCTTCGTTAA
- the LOC121201493 gene encoding receptor-type tyrosine-protein phosphatase H-like isoform X2: MMKLLSFKITSDHLLLCVFLNLLWGVAESNISSTATVTDSKATTTPSLTATSPMTTSTTTTLPTTKPPPDNVKNVTVLRQNVSSITLKWDKVNNISTYILQYNDSGSTKNENISATPQETSVEYVVSALTAGTKYVFTLITVFEGVNSTGHTFTAVTAPRDTEVFKSVGQSETSITLQWKKVDNILKYALKFNGVTREINVTATTGDNLMNHTISNLTSATEYNFTLFAEFENVRSSGVYHIAATAPRNAEVFKSVGQNETSITLQWKKVDNILQYTLKWSEGVTREINVTATTGDNLMNHTISNLTSATKYNFTLFAVFENVRSSGINLVALTDPENVKNVTVLRQTVSSITLKWDKVNNSSTYILQYNDSGSTKNESINATLQETSVEYVVSALTAGTKYVFTLITVFEGLNSTGHTFTAVTVPKNADDFKVEGQNETSITLQWKNVGNVDYILVLGPEERNISSSTGDQVNHTISNLTSATKYNFTLLSVFENVRSSGVYLVAFTAPENVKNVIVLRQTVSSITLKWDKVNNSSTYILQYNDSGSTKNESINATLQETSVEYVVSSLTAGIKYVFTLITVFERVSSSGHTFTAVTAPRDTEEFKSVGQSETSITLQWKKVDNILKYALEFDRVTREINVTATTGDNLMNHTISTLTSATKYNFTLFAEFENVRSSGVNHIAATAPRNAEDFKSVGQSETSITLLWKNVDNILQYTLKWSEGVTREINVTATTGHNLMNHTISNLTSATKYNFTLLSVFENVRSSGVNHIAATVPENVKLVTVTQTVNSITLTWDKVKEISTYILRYGDSDLPVKGNSSKSHQNESVTYVVAPLTAGKKYNFTLITVFEGLNSTGHQFTAVTVPPMVSSVNVTERSVTSLTLKWENLEKNWNYLLQINDSYVTVTPDVPPNVVSHPVTHLKPGTEYPFRVITMFSGLNSTAYEDFTVTAIDCASVSWRVTNSTIQGTVEGIFSNATASNRQTHVSTGGNNVLFTGLYPGATYEVLLAYERNSKRFEQCRQNLTIFPPSLRAHCEYSEAGYSIMIAWNKPEGVWTEVEVNVTGQTHFANEGEQYIKISGFQPAKTYEVSVDSLSGTVRSYEPFVFLCSTDPRGVIAGAVVAVVLFVVLVCVAVFILFKRPGLMRKKPFIGASKLSDKNDKTISVAKFPDHFSQLSADDNRGFSQEYENLVPVGTEQTRKTAILPENKARNRFNNVLPYDWCRVRLTTSNSNVTSDYINASYMPGYNSNREYIATQGPLPSTVGDFWRMIWEQKAKRIVMVTNCVEGGRTKCEQYWPADNKPCLYGEVLVTTRSEQKELSWTLREFRVKHTNYSEERTVKHFHFTAWPDHGVPQGTKVLIQFRGLVRWHIEREGTGAPTVVHCSAGVGRTGTIIALDVLLQQLDKKRAVGINSFVHKMRLYRPYMVQTESQYIFLHHCIMDSLQPDENIYENADMIYVNATALRELR, encoded by the exons ATGATGAAGCTTTTATCTTTCAAAATCACCTCAGACCacttgctgctgtgtgtcttcCTGAATCTTCTTTGg GGTGTCGCTGAGTCCAATATTTCATCAACAGCAACAGTGACAGATTCAAAAGCTACAACGACACCCTCTCTAACGG CAACCTCTCCAATGACAACCTCTACAACGACAACCCTTCCAACAACAAAACCAC ctCCTGACAACGTTAAGAATGTGACAGTGTTGAGACAAAATGTGAGCAGTATCACTCTGAAGTGGGACAAGGTTAACAACATCTCAACATATATCCTACAATATAATGACAGTGGTAGTACAAAAAATGAGAACATCAGTGCAACTCCTCAAGAGACATCAGTAGAATATGTGGTCTCTGCACTTACTGCTGGgacaaaatatgttttcactCTCATCACTGTGTTTGAGGGAGTCAACAGCACTggacacacatttacagctgTTACTG CTCCTCGTGATACAGAAGTGTTTAAATCAGTGGGACAAAGTGAGACCAGTATAACTCTGCAGTGGAAAAAAGTGGACAACATCCTCAAATATGCACTTAAATTTAATGGAGTGACAAGAGAGATAAATGTCACGGCAACAACGGGCGATAACCTGATGAACCACACCATCTCAAATCTCACAAGTGCAACAGAATACAACTTCACTCTCTTCGCTGAGTTTGAGAACGTCAGAAGCAGTGGAGTATACCACATTGCAGCTACTG CTCCTCGTAATGCGGAGGTGTTTAAATCAGTGGGACAAAATGAGACCAGTATAACTCTGCAGTGGAAAAAAGTGGACAACATCCTCCAATATACACTTAAATGGAGTGAAGGAGTGACAAGAGAGATAAATGTCACAGCAACAACGGGAGATAACCTGATGAACCACACCATCTCAAATCTCACAAGTGCAACAAAATACAACTTCACTCTCTTTGCtgtgtttgaaaatgtcagaagcAGTGGAATAAACCTTGTTGCATTGACTG ATCCTGAAAATGTTAAGAATGTGACAGTGTTGAGACAAACTGTGAGCAGTATCACTCTGAAGTGGGACAAGGTTAACAACAGCTCAACATATATCCTACAATATAATGACAGTGGTAGTACAAAAAATGAGAGCATCAATGCAACTCTTCAAGAGACATCAGTAGAATATGTGGTCTCTGCACTTACTGCTGGgacaaaatatgttttcactCTCATCACGGTGTTTGAGGGACTCAACAGCACTggacacacatttacagctgTTACTG TACCGAAGAATGCAGATGATTTTAAAGTGGAGGGACAGAATGAGACCAGCATAACTCTGCAGTGGAAAAACGTGGGAAACGTTGACTACATACTTGTGCTTGGTCCAGAAGAGAGAAACATCTCCTCATCAACAGGAGATCAAGTGAACCATACCATCTCAAATCTCACAAGTGCAACAAAATACAACTTCACtctcttgtctgtgtttgaaaatgtgagAAGCAGTGGAGTATACCTTGTTGCATTTACTG ctCCTGAAAATGTTAAGAACGTGATAGTGTTGAGACAAACTGTGAGCAGTATCACTCTGAAGTGGGACAAGGTTAACAACAGCTCAACATATATCCTACAATATAATGACAGTGGTAGTACAAAAAATGAGAGCATCAATGCAACTCTTCAAGAGACATCAGTAGAATATGTGGTCTCTTCACTTACTGCTGggataaaatatgttttcactctcatcactgtgtttgagagagtgagcagcagtggacacacatttacagctgTTACTG CTCCTCGTGATACAGAAGAGTTTAAATCAGTGGGACAAAGTGAGACCAGTATAACTCTGCAGTGGAAAAAAGTGGACAACATCCTCAAATATGCACTTGAATTTGATAGAGTGACAAGAGAGATAAATGTCACAGCAACAACGGGAGATAACCTGATGAACCACACCATCTCAACTCTCACAAGTGCAACAAAATACAACTTCACTCTCTTCGCTGAGTTTGAGAATGTCAGAAGCAGTGGAGTAAACCACATTGCAGCTACTG CTCCTCGCAATGCGGAGGACTTTAAATCAGTGGGACAAAGTGAGACCAGTATAACTCTGCTGTGGAAAAACGTGGACAACATCCTCCAATATACACTTAAATGGAGTGAAGGAGTGACAAGAGAGATAAATGTTACAGCAACAACGGGACATAACCTGATGAACCACACCATCTCAAATCTCACAAGTGCAACAAAATACAACTTCACtctcttgtctgtgtttgagaaTGTCAGAAGCAGTGGAGTAAACCACATTGCAGCTACTG TGCCTGAAAATGTTAAGCTCGTGACTGTGACACAAACTGTGAACAGCATAACGCTGACATGGGACAAGGTTAAAGAAATCTCTACTTACATCCTGCGGTATGGTGACAGTGACTTGCCTGTCAAGGGAAACAGCAGCAAGTCTCATCAAAACGAATCTGTTACATATGTGGTCGCTCCGCTTACTGCTGGGAAGAAATATAATTTCACTCTCATCACTGTGTTTGAGGGACTCAACAGCACCGGACACCAATTTACAGCTGTTACTG TTCCGCCAATGGTGTCTTCAGTCAATGTGACTGAACGCTCTGTGACCAGCTTAACTCTGAAGTGGGAGAATTTGGAGAAGAATTGGAACTACTTGCTTCAGATTAATGACAGCTATGTGACAGTTACCCCGGATGTACCCCCAAACGTTGTGTCACATCCAGTCACACATCTCAAGCCTGGGACAGAGTATCCATTCAGGGTGATCACAATGTTCTCTGGACTCAACAGCACTGCTTATGAAGACTTCACAGTAACGG ccATAGACTGTGCCAGTGTGAGCTGGCGTGTTACTAACTCAACAATCCAAGGGACGGTTGAAGGCATATTCTCGAATGCAACTGCCTCTAACAGACAAACTCATGTCAGCACTGGAGGTAACAACGTGTTATTTACCGGCCTTTACCCTGGCGCGACCTATGAGGTGTTGCTTGCGTATGAAAGAAATTCTAAACGCTTTGAACAATGTCGCCAAAATCTAACGATCT TTCCTCCAAGTTTACGTGCTCACTGTGAGTACTCAGAAGCTGGCTATTCTATCATGATTGCTTGGAATAAACCAGAAGGTGTGTGGACTGAAGTGGAGGTGAATGTGACGGGGCAAACTCACTTTGCAAATGAAGGGGAGCAGTACATTAAAATTTCTGGATTCCAACCTGCCAAAACATATGAAGTATCTGTAGATTCACTGTCTGGGACTGTGAGGAGTTACGaaccatttgtttttctgtgctctACTGATCCAAGAG GAGTCATTGCAGGGGCAGTAGTAGCTGTGGTGCTCTTTGTTGTCCTGGTCTGTGTGGCggtcttcattttatttaaaagacCGGGTTTAATGAG AAAAAAGCCATTCATTGGTGCATCCAAACTATCTGATAAAAATGACAA aactaTTTCTGTAGCAAAGTTTCCTGACCACTTCAGCCAGTTAAGTGCAGATGACAACAGAGGTTTTAGCCAAGAATatgag AACCTTGTTCCTGTTGGCACGGAGCAGACAAGGAAAACAGCCATTCTGCCTGAGAACAAAGCGAGGAATCGTTTCAACAATGTCCTGCCAT ACGACTGGTGTCGAGTGAGACTGACTACGTCAAATTCCAATGTGACTTCGGACTACATTAATGCTAGTTACATGCCA GGCTACAACAGCAACAGAGAATACATTGCCACTCAGGGTCCTCTGCCCTCCACTGTCGGTGACTTCTGGAGGATGATTTGGGAACAAAAAGCGAAACGCATTGTCATGGTAACCAACTGCGTGGAAGGAGGACGG ACCAAGTGTGAACAATACTGGCCTGCAGACAACAAGCCGTGCCTTTATGGAGAGGTCCTGGTCACCACCAGATCTGAGCAAAAGGAACTCAGCTGGACACTGAGGGAATTTAGAGTGAAACAT ACAAACTACTCAGAAGAGCGCACAGTGAAACATTTCCACTTCACAGCCTGGCCTGACCACGGAGTCCCACAAGGCACCAAAGTCCTGATCCAGTTCAGAGGACTGGTGAGATGGCACATAGAGAGAGAAGGGACTGGAGCACCAACTGTGGTTCATTGCAG CGCGGGAGTGGGGAGGACAGGCACTATAATTGCCTTGGATGTGCTGCTTCAGCAGTTAGACAAAAAAAGAGCAGTGGGCATCAATTCTTTCGTGCACAAGATGAGACTGTATCGACCATACATGGTGCAGACAGAG tctCAGTATATTTTTCTGCACCACTGCATCATGGACAGTCTTCAGCCAGATGAAAACATATATGAAAATGCAGACATGATATATGTCAATGCCACTGCACTCCGAGAGCTTCGTTAA